DNA from Scylla paramamosain isolate STU-SP2022 chromosome 42, ASM3559412v1, whole genome shotgun sequence:
TAGGGGCGAGAATgggcgtttgtgtgtgtgtgtgtgtgtatgggggagGAGGCAGGTGCTTGGTATGGACTACACTTGCACTTCACAAATGCTTAGGGTCATGTACAGTCTAGTTCTGGTCACTCCTTTTGCTTCTATTAGCGTCATGCACGAAGCGACGCGTGCTGTGGGGGTGACCAAGAAGCAACGCTAGCACTGCctaccaattccttcctattacGTCCACTATTTCGCTCTCTACTTGACTGTTCCAAGAGGGGCAGGTCCACACGAGAATCACCCCTCTACCCTGGCTGTTCTCTTACTTGTGGTTTCTGGCCCTAGCAATGAGGGTTAGGCACAGGAAGTCACAATTACTGATGTGCTTGCTGCCATTAACATAAGAAATTACAGCAAAATAGAATATCACAGTTAAAGGGTTGTTAAATGCATCATCTGCAGCAAATTGTGAATGCTGTGGTAGATATGTtgtcattattgtcattgtcattattttgtttcGTGTCGTCATTCTTCCATATGGGGGTTCAGCTGCTTATAAGTCTCTCCCACTTGTTTGTGGCTGTAGACAGTCTGCAGTATTCATTCTTGTGTCTTCCTGCCCCCCTTAACCTCTCATGGTAGTCCTACAGCAGTGTAGAACCTTACCTTAATTACCATATGGCATCCAGGTCTTCAGTAATTCACCGAttcctttttttataaagtCACTTACCATTCGCTAAATTTTGGATTGCCGTGGTGCAGTGGGATCATGCATGCTTTTGCGGTTAGGGGTTCGTCAGGTGCATGGGTTGGAATCCTGGCCATGTTCCAAGGGTAAGAAGGGCATCCATTTTGGGTAACGATTCCcaaaatgccaaatccaaagtcCTTTGTTCTAAGGCACTGTCCTTGCCCTGATTGACTAAGGAAACTGAGcgtaaaatcagaaaaaaataaaaaataataccatTTACCACAAAGTATTTGGCGTCAAAGCAATTAATTAGTAATCAGCAGCACAACTATTGGGTTTAATTTCCTGTGGTGCAGTGGTTGGTGCACTCGGCTCACAACAAAGATACCTTGTGTTGTCTCCAGGCAGATTAAGGCAGGTGTGCTGTGTCTTTAAGGAGTCTGTGTTAGTTAGACTGTGATCCCTTTTTGCTGATATCATTTGGGCCAGGAATTAGATATTTAGGTTTTGGTTTCTTTAGGTTAAGGATCATTTAGGCAGTGAATCCTTTAGCCTGAGAGTCATTTAGGTTGTGATGTCTTTAGATTGGATGTCATCTAGGCCACATTCCTCTTGGCTGAGTTATTTAAACCATGAATCCTTTGGGCTTAGTTATTTATGTCAACCCTTTACACTGAAAGTCATTTAGACTGTCATCTCTTTAGGCAGAATGTCATTTAAACTATATTTGTCAAGAAAATCATATTTTTAGTAAGACCAGTGTAGCAATCGAATATTCAATACTGATACAAAGATCTACTATGATTAACTCAGGGTTTAATGGGTCCAGTCAGTGCCCTAAGCTCAGAGACCacagggagggtgtgtgtgcacTGTGTCCACTGCTCAGTGTTGGTGTGGCTGTTATGGCTGTGCTGCTGTCCACTCCCTCCcacatatctaaaaaaaaaaaagtattgttatGTTTTTACTTCTTATAAGTATGCTATTTGTATTTGCATGTAATTCTTCATTGAGCTTTGCTTTCTTTATGAACAGAGTGtatttttctatgattttcAGAGTTTAGTAAAATATTGATAGGCTCAGTTATTGGGATACAGGAAATTTTTATCAAATATTTGAGTTGTAAGTCAcaaattttattaatattagttTTCAGTTAAAAATTAAGTAGATGGTACTTAACAAAGACCCACAAGTACTGCATTACAGTGGTGATTTAGGCATGGAATTAATCTAACCAAGATTTAACTTCTAGCTAACTAACACTGAGCCTAAACAAGAGACAACTGCTGGTGGGTATGGTTGGTTGTGTGGTGCTAACATGCCTCTCCCACCCAGCACAGCTCCGAGTGGACATGTTGTAGTGGTGCAGTTTTGTAGGAAGTGAAGACACTTGAGAAACACCTTTTGTTATCCATTTACAGCCTAAGATTGATAGGATGTGGAATGAATGCGCCTTTTGATAgcatgaataaaaaacattcaGCAATGTTGATAGTGACAAGTGAGTGAAAAGGGGTAGGTCTGTGATGTAAGTGGCAGAAAAAGACAATGTTGAACATTTTGTGTGGAGAAGTTGCAGAGTCCATGGTTGGGTTAGTTATactgttatgattattattaggTACTGCATGAGGGCAGAGTTAGTATTTTATCTGTGTTTACTGCAAATCTATCTTCTTGTGCCTAATCTGCCACCACTGTTCCAGGCCTCAGTCTCGAGGTTCTCCACCAAATTGTCTCGGCCCAAGAAGGAGGCTCGGCCGGGCCCTAAGGTGGAAGCAGTCAAGGCAGTCATTGACAAAATGGTTATGGACAAGcataaagagaatgaggaggctCGCAAAAAGAAGGAGGCAAGTTGATGATGTACACCTCTTTTGTAGCAGAAGtactcaagtgtgtgtgtgtatgtgtgtgtatacctaATTCATCTTAATAGATCATGTGCTGGATTCATAATCACAAGCTTTCCCTTTTCATAAGGAGTTTAAAGTTTGTATAATTCAGTTTATAGGGTAAGGCTGATGTCTTTCAAATAccacacacctcttcctcctgctcggGGAAGACAGTAAGTTCTTGTTCCTTTGTGAAAGCCTTTGCAACAATAAATCCTGCCCTTTAAGTAGCAGTCAAGAAAGTCGTCATTAGAATCATTTAGCAGCAAAGTGAATTACcagtttcctttttatttatttttcttttctaaaaccCTCATTGACTCttggcaaaataaaaaaaaacataggtaATTTTCATTACATATTTCATATATTGACTGAATTTAAAAGAATACTTTTGAAGGGGAAACATTAGTTTTTGCAGAAGTACAACATATGATAAAAACCTCATAGTGATTGCCACTTGTGTGGTGTAGATCTTTAGCCCTGCTCCCAGTGGATAACATTTCACAACTCATCACTGCTTTTTCTAAAAGGTTTCCATGCTTCTTGTTTATTTGAACAAAGTTTGGGTAATCTCATATAATGCAGGTGGCCATTTTACTCGTATTGTATTAATTGTTTTCCCTGTGTACTGTTTAAAGTTGACTTGTTAGTGAACTCTGGTAAAGACTGTTTCCCTGACTAACTACTAAGTATGTTTACTGCAGAACCTGCTGAAGCTGCGAGCGCAGGACAGGAAGTCCAATAAGCGCATCAAGGCCATGATCAACATGAGTAAAGGAGCTTCCAAGTCTGTGCTGGATGATGCCAAGGTGAGGACAGGTGGGAATGGGGACAATGTGCTGTAGTAGTGcacaagggaaaggaaaggttgGGTACATTACTGTACTTTACATCACTTCCTTCTGTGTCACAGGACATCACCACTGCCCATGGGGAAGAGCAGTGTGATGAGGATGACTATGGCTATGAATCTAACATGAGTCAGCAGATCTTCAGCAAACTGGCCAATCGCTACGCTAGCATGCCTGAGGACGAGAAGCTCAAGTTTGTGCGCAACAGTAAGAAAGGAACCATTGATGACATCAAGGTGAGTGATGACACTGTGGagagtgagtgttgtgtggtgacCCTGGTGAGTGATGACACTGAGGagagtgagtgttgtgtggtgacCCTGGTGAGTGATGACACTGTGGagagtgagtgttgtgtggtgacCCTGGTGAATGATGACACTGTGGagagtgagtgttgtgtggtgacCCTGGTGAGTGATGACACTGAGGagagtgagtgttgtgtggtgacCCTGGTGAGTGATGACACTGAGGagagtgagtgttgtgtggtgacCCTGGTGAGTGATGACACTGTGGagagtgagtgttgtgtggtgacCCTGGTGAGTGATGACACTGAGGagagtgagtgttgtgtggtgacCCTGGTGAGTGATGACACTGAGGagagtgagtgttgtgtggtgacCCTGGTGAGTGATGACACTGAGGagagtgagtgttgtgtggtgacCCTGGTGAGTGATGACACTGAGGagagtgagtgttgtgtggtgacCCTGGTGAGTGATGACACTGAGGagagtgagtgttgtgtggtgacCCTGGTGAGTGATGACACTGAGGAGAGTGAGTGATGAGACTTGTGCTTGCTTCTTTGCAGAGTCGTGTTATCAACACcctgaagaaagaggaggaggatgagtctGGTCCACGGCGGAGGAAGCGCAAGAGGCAGAGAACcaatggggaggaggatgattTCATCAATGATGGAGATGAGTATGATGGCACACCTTTGGCTATTCCTCACTCCTCCAAAGAGTCGAAAGACCCCAGCCGGAAGATTGTCAATGTCAACCTAACTAACTACAAGAGTGACAAGTATAATCACTTTAAATATGGAAATGACCAGGGGACCAAGGATGACCCAGAGAAGGAACGTAAGAAGAAAGTGCGGGAAAAGAGCAAACACAAGGCTGCCCCACCACCTATGAGCTTTGAGGAGCTGCTACGTGTAGCACAAAAAAAGCACCAGGAAACTCCCGTGATGCCTCCTAAAGAGGAAATTATTCGGGGtaaggagaaggacaagaagaaagacaatGAGCGTCCCCTCACTgccaaggagaaggaagaactggaAGAAGAGCGACGCAGAAAACTTAGGCGTATGGGCAAACTGCCACCTGAAAAGAAGCCACCAGTGGCAGACGCTGAGGCCGACAAACagaagaaaggtgagaaaggcAAGGGTAAGGGTAGTGAGGGAAGTGGGAACAGCAGCGGTGGTGGAGCCTCAAAGCTAAAGAAGGCATTGGAAGCACCTCAGCAACCAGAACCTAAGGGTATCGACCGGTCAAAATATTTTGCTGTGCCATTTTCCCAGAAGAATCGGGATTCCCCGGCTGCCCCGGCTGCCCCGCCTGCCCCGCCTGCGGCAAAAGAGCCCCGGCCTCCACAAAATGCACGGCCCCAAGGTGCCGCACGGCCTGAGCCTCCATATAGAGAAACCAAACCCCAGAAACCAGCAGGTCCCCCGACCAAGGACATGCGGCCCAACAAACCCATCAAACCATCGTTCCCCAGGGGCCGAGCAGGACCACCTCCAGGGATGCACAAGCGGCCACCACGGCCCCCAAGCCCCCAGGGGAAAATGCGCATTGagagtgatgaggaagaggaatatgactcagagatggatgatttcATTGacgatggggaggaggagatggactTCTCCAGTGAGATCAAGCGGATGTTTGGATATGATCGCAACAAATACAGGTAAGTAGCAGGTCATGGGTAGCCCTTCTAACCTAGTTTGGgtccttccttatttattggGAATGTGGTACATATGCTTTCAGTCAAAGAGATCTCAAGTCTTGATGTATGTGGTTGTTAATTTTCATGGTCCTGCCCTTATATAGTGTATAGGAGAAAGCAGTGAGTGTTGTAAGTAGTGATCCTGAGGACACAGCCCCCTGATGGTATTTGAGTCTCACATCACTGTCTActgtttcttccattctctctctctctctctctctctctctctctctctctctctctctctctctctctctctctctctctctctctctctctctctctctctctctctctctctctctctctctctctctctctctctctctctctctctcattttgtctaATGATGACCTTGAATcacatatcttttccttctttttcctttctgcaTCCACCAGAACTTAACTTACATCAGCTTTcacttacatttctttttacctgtctgtatatttccttgttttgcacacatttttctgtctgttttgatAACTTGTTAATATTTCTACTTTAGTCGTTGCACGTAGTTGCACAGTACAAAGAACCTTCATTACTGTCTGTTGGCACCAAACTGTTCTCTCCATGTCCTTGTAACTGACAATTTCAGACATTGTTTGTAGTTATTCATTGCCCATGATGGTGGcaacttttgtttctcttcaatGCCACACATTTAGTTCATGGGCAAGGTTTCAGATACCATAAATATTTTTGCTGTGGCCACATGTTATTGGAAAGTTGTCTCTCCATCTTACTGTGCTTCCCCACTCACCTTGCCTGTGATCTGCAGGGATGAAGATGACGACGTGGACGACATGGAGGCGTCTTTCTCTCAGATGCAGAAGGAAGAGCGGATCTCGGCTAAGATTGGCCTTCAGGAGGACCTGGAGGACAtgaagcgggaggaggaggagaagcgactCAAGATGCTGCGGCTCAAACAGGCAAAAAAGGCACGGAGATGAGGGGATGCCATttccacttgtgtgtgtgtgtttgtgtgtgtgtgtttacatagttGTAGTGAACAGGCCCTGAGCTATGCTCGTAATGCTCTGTTCTCGTGTCTATATTTATCCTGCCTTTTCTTTAAATAGTGAACACCCTTTGCTGCAAttcattcttcttccattccattcAAAATAACTGTGCGTCTATGTGGAAATGTATATTTCTTGTCATCACTCATCACCCATGCATCTagtctttcaatttcttcttgtgtatatgtgaggagagagagagagagagagagagagagagagagagagagagagagagagagagagagagagagagagagagaaacatttggctatgcctgtgtgtatgtgtttgtatattattttatgtgaattaaGTGCCTGCATGGCCATATAAGCATCACCTTTTGTCTTAATCTAAGTGAAGATATGGGAGGCTCTGAATTTCCTGCTTCAAATTCaccattttttctccttatcatGTGATACCTGCTGGTCTGACATTGAGCTGCTTCTGGCACTAATTGTTCATCAGGCTCAAGATGGTGATGCTGGGAGACATGCTGGGTTGAGGTTCCCTGGAAATGGTGTGGAGATACTTTTAACCTTGACAGTAGAAATGTTGTCAGCTGTTACTTCAATAATTGGCTAGTTTTCTTTTTGCAGATGAAGAAGTGAATTTATATTCAGTCTCCAAGGCAAATTGGGAGTAAGCATTCAGGGACATGTGCCAATATCAATAATTATGAagattcagttttcttttcctttgcctcAACATAGAGTAGTCACTCATGTATTGTGGTTCATGGTGTCAAGCTTGTCATCGTCCTACATTTTGTTGATGTAATCAGCCTTAAGCAACTTGAGACCAGGAGTATAAACTGCAGGCTGAAAATGATAGATAGTGTGCATGTTTCAAGTACACACTATCTTTGctgattttttgttgttgcttcttcATATATCAGGCAGGCATTCCCACAATTGAGgtaactgaaacacacacacacacacacacacacacacacacacacacacacacacacacacacacacacacacacacacacacacacacacacacacacacacacacatgggtgtGCACATGCACACACCTGTAGCCCCTGTGCCTGTACAAACATTGTCTGTAAACATACAAGCCTTGATCACTCCAGCTTTTAATTAACATTTTCAACACTTTAGTTACTGTATTGAGTTTACCACCTTGGGAGGTCAGTCTTGGCTCCTTCAGGTTCTTATTAACTCAAAAAACAGGGATCAGCT
Protein-coding regions in this window:
- the LOC135093326 gene encoding protein SPT2 homolog, which translates into the protein MDFSYLLELAKTNDQVNKKEASVSRFSTKLSRPKKEARPGPKVEAVKAVIDKMVMDKHKENEEARKKKENLLKLRAQDRKSNKRIKAMINMSKGASKSVLDDAKDITTAHGEEQCDEDDYGYESNMSQQIFSKLANRYASMPEDEKLKFVRNSKKGTIDDIKSRVINTLKKEEEDESGPRRRKRKRQRTNGEEDDFINDGDEYDGTPLAIPHSSKESKDPSRKIVNVNLTNYKSDKYNHFKYGNDQGTKDDPEKERKKKVREKSKHKAAPPPMSFEELLRVAQKKHQETPVMPPKEEIIRGKEKDKKKDNERPLTAKEKEELEEERRRKLRRMGKLPPEKKPPVADAEADKQKKGEKGKGKGSEGSGNSSGGGASKLKKALEAPQQPEPKGIDRSKYFAVPFSQKNRDSPAAPAAPPAPPAAKEPRPPQNARPQGAARPEPPYRETKPQKPAGPPTKDMRPNKPIKPSFPRGRAGPPPGMHKRPPRPPSPQGKMRIESDEEEEYDSEMDDFIDDGEEEMDFSSEIKRMFGYDRNKYRDEDDDVDDMEASFSQMQKEERISAKIGLQEDLEDMKREEEEKRLKMLRLKQAKKARR